In Pedobacter heparinus DSM 2366, the following are encoded in one genomic region:
- the rlmD gene encoding 23S rRNA (uracil(1939)-C(5))-methyltransferase RlmD, translated as MSRNRKAGTVTIIPDLSIIDIAEEGKGVGKADELVVFVEKAVPGDVVDVRVIKKKKNFAEAVIEQLHKKSAFRTEPFCQHFGTCGGCKWQQMEYAAQLKFKHKNVEAALQRLAKIDTTGMEPILGSAQNKYYRNKLEYTFSNKRWLNKTDMMEGAETGAPNPELEMNALGFHVPLRFDKILDIEHCYLQAEPSNTIRNEVRDYALKAGLSFYDLRNHEGSLRNLVIRTSSTGEVMVAVVFAYVEQEEIIGLMEFLKNRFPEITALLYIVNQKKNDTIFDQEVITYAGRDHIFEEMEGLKFKIGVKSFYQTNSDQAHELYKITKEFAGFSGDELVYDLYTGAGTIANFVARSVKQVVGIEYVPTAIEDAKFNATLNGIDNTVFYAGDMKDILTREFIAEHGKPDVVITDPPRAGMHADVVERLLEMEAGKIVYVSCNAATQARDLALLKEKYEVVRIKPVDMFPHTQHVENVVLLKFTGAQP; from the coding sequence ATGAGTAGAAATAGAAAAGCCGGAACGGTAACTATCATTCCTGATTTAAGTATTATTGATATTGCCGAAGAAGGAAAAGGCGTAGGTAAAGCAGATGAACTGGTTGTTTTTGTAGAAAAAGCTGTACCGGGTGATGTGGTGGATGTTCGGGTGATAAAGAAGAAGAAAAACTTTGCTGAAGCTGTAATAGAGCAGTTACATAAAAAATCAGCATTCAGGACAGAACCATTTTGCCAGCACTTTGGTACCTGTGGCGGCTGTAAATGGCAACAGATGGAATATGCTGCACAGCTGAAGTTTAAGCACAAAAATGTGGAGGCTGCATTGCAGCGCCTTGCAAAAATTGATACGACCGGTATGGAGCCCATTCTGGGTTCTGCACAAAATAAATATTATAGAAATAAACTCGAATATACTTTTTCCAATAAGCGCTGGCTGAATAAGACCGACATGATGGAAGGGGCTGAAACCGGTGCGCCCAATCCGGAACTGGAAATGAATGCGCTGGGTTTTCATGTGCCCTTACGTTTTGATAAAATATTAGACATTGAGCATTGTTATTTGCAGGCGGAGCCTTCCAATACCATCCGCAATGAGGTTCGGGATTATGCTTTAAAAGCCGGACTTTCGTTCTATGACCTGCGTAACCACGAAGGTAGCCTCAGGAACCTGGTCATCCGTACTTCATCAACCGGCGAAGTGATGGTGGCAGTGGTTTTTGCTTATGTGGAGCAGGAAGAGATCATTGGTTTAATGGAGTTCCTGAAAAACCGTTTCCCGGAAATTACTGCGCTGTTGTACATTGTGAACCAGAAAAAAAACGACACTATTTTTGACCAGGAAGTGATCACTTACGCTGGACGGGACCATATCTTTGAAGAGATGGAAGGTCTGAAATTTAAGATAGGTGTAAAATCTTTTTACCAGACCAACTCTGATCAGGCGCATGAACTGTATAAGATTACCAAAGAATTTGCAGGTTTTTCTGGTGATGAGCTGGTGTATGATCTTTATACCGGAGCTGGTACCATTGCCAATTTTGTAGCCCGGAGCGTAAAACAGGTGGTAGGTATTGAATATGTACCTACAGCGATTGAAGACGCGAAGTTTAATGCAACGCTGAATGGCATTGACAATACGGTTTTCTATGCGGGAGACATGAAAGACATCCTGACCAGGGAATTTATAGCTGAACATGGTAAACCTGATGTGGTAATTACCGATCCGCCAAGGGCAGGGATGCATGCTGATGTGGTAGAACGGCTTTTGGAAATGGAAGCAGGGAAAATAGTGTATGTGAGCTGTAATGCTGCCACCCAGGCACGCGACCTGGCCCTGCTGAAAGAAAAATATGAAGTAGTAAGGATTAAACCTGTTGACATGTTTCCGCATACACAGCATGTTGAAAATGTAGTGCTGCTGAAGTTTACAGGTGCACAACCATAA
- a CDS encoding TetR/AcrR family transcriptional regulator: MEPEKIKESIVKAAKELFRKYGYHKTSVNEIARKARIAKATIYKYFESKEQILDAILMDYLDLNLHEILKNKAQFANEEEHLKALVMKTCRLTYTVCNEFIGWDFVRENANSQEFLKHLSDQLESLLLSAYLELDHFKNHPSRREGLAFLLKASKNIVFSFAFTSVSDSDVRKNFVSFQKELLPFLVKAAL; this comes from the coding sequence ATGGAACCAGAAAAAATAAAAGAAAGTATAGTAAAGGCTGCTAAAGAACTGTTCAGAAAATACGGTTATCATAAAACAAGTGTGAATGAGATCGCAAGGAAGGCAAGAATAGCAAAAGCGACCATATACAAGTATTTTGAAAGCAAAGAACAGATCCTGGATGCCATTTTAATGGATTACCTGGATTTGAACCTGCACGAGATATTGAAAAATAAAGCTCAGTTTGCCAATGAAGAGGAACATCTTAAAGCATTGGTCATGAAAACCTGCAGGTTAACCTATACCGTATGCAACGAGTTTATAGGTTGGGATTTTGTACGCGAAAATGCCAACTCACAGGAATTCCTGAAACACCTGTCCGACCAGCTCGAATCTTTGTTGCTTTCTGCTTACCTGGAACTGGACCATTTTAAAAACCATCCTTCGCGTAGGGAAGGCCTTGCTTTTTTACTAAAAGCCAGTAAGAACATTGTGTTTTCATTTGCTTTTACTTCAGTAAGCGATTCGGATGTCCGTAAAAACTTTGTCAGCTTCCAAAAAGAATTACTCCCCTTTCTGGTAAAAGCAGCCTTATAA
- the hemH gene encoding ferrochelatase — protein MGKKGILLVNLGTPDSPEVGDVRKYLDQFLMDERVIDVNIVNRTLLVKGIIVPFRSPKTSKLYKEIWDENGSPLLYFSKIQAALVQEQLGEDYHVELAMRYQNPSILSALEKMKAGLVESIKVIPLFPQYASASSGSVIQLVMELVSKWATIPPVSFVSSFHDNELMIETFAGNARKYQPETYDHVLFSFHGLPERQLLKCDHTGHYCLKKDNCCDTLNDTNKFCYSAQGHDTAKLIAAKLNIARKDYTVCFQSRLGKEPWVQPYTTDVLKKLAAEGKKRLLVFSPAFVADCLETLYEITVEYHEEFKALGGEHVQLVESLNDDPKFIKALVEMAKA, from the coding sequence ATGGGAAAAAAAGGTATACTGCTTGTGAATTTAGGAACTCCGGACAGTCCGGAAGTTGGCGATGTACGTAAATATCTTGATCAGTTTTTGATGGATGAACGGGTCATTGACGTTAACATTGTTAACAGAACCTTGCTGGTTAAAGGTATCATTGTTCCCTTTCGCAGTCCGAAAACTTCCAAATTGTATAAAGAGATCTGGGATGAGAATGGTTCACCCCTGTTGTACTTCAGTAAAATACAGGCTGCCCTGGTTCAGGAACAGCTGGGAGAGGATTACCATGTGGAACTGGCCATGCGCTATCAAAACCCCTCAATTTTATCTGCATTGGAGAAAATGAAAGCAGGCCTGGTGGAAAGCATCAAAGTAATCCCCCTGTTCCCACAATATGCATCGGCCAGTTCAGGTTCTGTGATCCAGCTGGTCATGGAACTGGTTAGCAAATGGGCAACAATACCACCAGTATCTTTTGTCAGTTCTTTTCATGACAATGAACTGATGATTGAGACTTTTGCGGGGAATGCAAGGAAATACCAGCCAGAAACCTATGATCATGTCCTCTTTAGTTTTCATGGCTTACCAGAGCGTCAGCTCTTAAAGTGCGATCATACAGGTCATTACTGCCTTAAAAAAGACAATTGCTGTGATACCCTGAATGATACCAACAAATTCTGCTATTCTGCGCAGGGCCACGATACAGCAAAATTAATTGCTGCTAAACTGAATATAGCCAGAAAAGATTACACAGTGTGTTTTCAATCCAGATTAGGGAAAGAACCCTGGGTACAGCCCTATACCACCGATGTTTTAAAGAAACTGGCTGCTGAAGGAAAGAAAAGACTGCTGGTTTTTAGCCCTGCTTTTGTGGCGGATTGTCTGGAAACCCTTTATGAAATTACGGTAGAATATCATGAAGAATTTAAGGCGCTTGGCGGCGAACATGTTCAGCTGGTAGAAAGCCTGAATGACGATCCCAAATTTATTAAGGCCCTGGTAGAAATGGCTAAAGCTTAA
- a CDS encoding glycerol acyltransferase, producing MHQSRKNFIVFNFFSWYIRYILKKDFSAYVFNPFEVKKQKAVLLLANHFSWWDGFLMFQLNRLVFKKEFHVLVTEEDYEKYWFLKYLGAFAAEGKGKDVVETLLYAGKLLDDPANIVLMFPQGKCYSVYIDSIAFEKGIMQVINASKKEFQIVFAANLVDHTSRKPGVYTYLSSWEAEEHTSLQLLKSEYNKHYEHSLKKQSKALV from the coding sequence ATGCACCAGTCCCGTAAAAACTTTATCGTTTTTAATTTCTTTTCCTGGTATATCAGGTATATCCTAAAAAAGGACTTTTCTGCTTATGTATTCAATCCTTTTGAAGTAAAAAAGCAAAAAGCCGTTTTACTGCTGGCCAATCATTTCAGCTGGTGGGACGGTTTCTTAATGTTTCAGCTCAACCGCTTGGTCTTTAAGAAAGAATTTCATGTGCTGGTAACCGAAGAGGATTATGAAAAATACTGGTTTTTAAAATACCTCGGTGCATTTGCTGCGGAAGGGAAGGGTAAGGATGTGGTCGAAACCCTGTTGTATGCAGGCAAGTTACTCGATGATCCGGCTAATATTGTACTGATGTTCCCGCAGGGGAAATGTTATTCTGTTTACATAGACAGCATTGCTTTTGAGAAAGGGATAATGCAGGTGATAAATGCTTCAAAAAAAGAATTTCAGATTGTCTTTGCCGCAAACCTCGTAGATCATACCTCAAGAAAACCTGGAGTTTATACTTACCTGTCCAGCTGGGAGGCAGAAGAACACACGAGCTTACAGCTGTTAAAGAGCGAATATAACAAACACTACGAGCATTCCTTAAAAAAACAAAGCAAGGCGCTGGTATGA
- a CDS encoding Rieske (2Fe-2S) protein, producing MNRILAGLFMLVLVLTGCGKENLNIPNVPVNFSAQLTDPRLIRLSSPGGAVAFADYGVAGIVIYRTNSGGYVAYDRCSTVNPEKKCAVELDDPSFTVTDKCSGAKYLLEDGSPAKAPAQLSLKKYNTFVAGNTLHVTN from the coding sequence ATGAACAGAATACTGGCCGGATTGTTTATGCTGGTCCTGGTACTGACCGGATGTGGAAAAGAAAACCTGAATATCCCCAATGTACCGGTTAATTTTAGTGCGCAGCTAACCGATCCGCGGCTGATCAGGTTGAGCAGTCCGGGTGGTGCAGTGGCATTTGCAGATTATGGTGTGGCAGGTATAGTCATCTACCGCACAAACAGTGGTGGGTATGTAGCTTATGATCGCTGCAGTACGGTTAATCCGGAAAAAAAATGTGCAGTAGAGCTGGATGACCCCAGTTTTACCGTTACTGATAAATGTTCGGGGGCAAAATATCTGCTGGAAGACGGTAGTCCTGCTAAAGCCCCGGCACAGCTATCACTTAAAAAGTATAATACATTTGTAGCAGGAAATACATTACATGTAACCAATTAA
- a CDS encoding UDP-glucose dehydrogenase family protein — protein sequence MKIAVIGTGYVGLVTGTCLSETGNNVICVDINEAKVKKMQAGEVPIYEPGLDVLFHRNIAQGRLTFTTDLAHAVKDAQIIFMALPTPPGGDGAADLSYILGAAKDISKLVTNYKVIVNKSTVPVGTADKVQAVFAENTDVEIDVVSNPEFLREGVAVEDFMKPDRVVIGTRSEKAQKLMNELYGPYVRQGNPILFMDERSSELTKYAANSFLATKITFMNEVANLCEIVNADVDAVRKGIGSDARIGKRFLFPGIGYGGSCFPKDVQALAKSADEHNYDFQILRSVMQVNEKQKTLLVDKLLKYYKGDLKGKHFALWGLAFKPETDDIREAPSLYIIDELLKHGATVAAFDPEGMNNVKALVGDKIKYAETQYDALIGADALLIATEWSVFRNPDFERMEETLSNKVIFDGRNLYDLQKMIDLGYYYNSVGRKLINN from the coding sequence ATGAAAATAGCCGTTATTGGAACAGGGTATGTAGGTCTGGTTACAGGTACCTGCTTATCTGAAACAGGAAATAATGTAATTTGTGTAGACATTAATGAAGCCAAAGTAAAAAAAATGCAGGCTGGTGAAGTGCCTATTTATGAGCCCGGGCTGGATGTGCTCTTCCACAGGAACATTGCCCAGGGCCGCTTAACCTTTACAACAGATCTTGCCCATGCGGTTAAGGATGCCCAGATCATTTTTATGGCGCTGCCAACGCCTCCGGGTGGAGATGGTGCTGCCGATCTGTCCTATATTTTAGGGGCAGCGAAAGACATTTCAAAACTGGTGACCAATTATAAGGTTATTGTAAACAAATCTACCGTTCCGGTAGGAACAGCAGATAAGGTGCAGGCTGTTTTTGCAGAAAACACGGATGTAGAAATAGACGTGGTCTCTAACCCCGAATTTTTACGTGAAGGCGTGGCCGTGGAAGATTTTATGAAACCGGACAGGGTGGTGATCGGAACACGGAGCGAGAAAGCACAGAAGTTAATGAATGAATTGTATGGTCCTTATGTACGTCAGGGAAATCCGATTCTGTTTATGGACGAGCGCTCTTCTGAGCTGACCAAATATGCTGCCAATTCATTTCTGGCTACAAAGATCACTTTTATGAACGAAGTAGCCAACCTTTGCGAAATTGTAAATGCCGATGTGGATGCTGTGCGTAAAGGTATAGGTTCTGATGCAAGAATTGGTAAGCGCTTTCTTTTCCCCGGAATAGGGTATGGCGGCAGCTGTTTTCCTAAGGATGTGCAGGCTTTGGCAAAGTCGGCTGATGAACATAACTATGATTTCCAGATCCTGAGGTCTGTGATGCAGGTAAATGAAAAGCAAAAAACTTTATTGGTGGATAAATTGCTGAAATATTATAAAGGTGATTTAAAAGGTAAGCATTTTGCTTTATGGGGATTGGCCTTTAAACCCGAAACGGATGATATCCGTGAAGCACCTTCCTTGTATATCATTGATGAGTTGCTTAAACACGGGGCTACTGTAGCTGCTTTCGACCCTGAAGGAATGAACAATGTTAAAGCGCTTGTTGGCGATAAAATAAAATATGCTGAAACCCAGTACGATGCACTGATCGGTGCAGATGCTTTATTGATTGCAACAGAATGGTCGGTATTCAGGAACCCTGATTTTGAAAGAATGGAAGAAACCCTGAGCAATAAAGTTATTTTTGATGGTCGTAACTTATATGACCTGCAAAAGATGATCGACCTTGGATATTATTATAACAGTGTGGGCCGTAAGCTTATCAATAACTAA
- a CDS encoding phosphoribosyltransferase family protein has product MAGSQLLILDKKQIQQKINRIAYQILEDNLNEKEIVLAGIWDRGYKLALRLKKVLSKISDLKITMLKIELDRQNSKLVANTDLDEVHWRNKVIILVDDVLNSGKTLAYGLGVFLNTPHKKIRTVVLVDRSHKIFPIATDFVGLELATVLKEHVDVVMDVDGEEDRVYLS; this is encoded by the coding sequence ATGGCAGGATCTCAATTGCTTATTCTTGATAAAAAGCAGATACAACAGAAAATAAACAGGATAGCTTATCAGATACTGGAAGACAACCTGAATGAAAAGGAGATTGTACTGGCAGGTATCTGGGACAGGGGGTATAAACTGGCCTTACGGTTGAAGAAGGTATTGTCCAAAATTTCTGACCTGAAGATCACGATGCTGAAAATTGAGCTGGACAGGCAAAACAGTAAGCTGGTTGCCAATACAGACCTCGATGAAGTACACTGGAGAAATAAGGTGATCATCCTGGTTGATGACGTACTGAACAGCGGAAAAACACTGGCCTATGGCTTAGGTGTTTTCTTAAATACCCCCCATAAAAAGATCAGAACGGTAGTACTGGTAGACAGGAGCCATAAGATATTCCCGATTGCTACAGATTTTGTTGGACTGGAGCTGGCAACTGTATTAAAAGAACACGTAGATGTGGTAATGGATGTGGATGGAGAAGAGGACAGGGTTTATTTAAGCTAG
- the pheS gene encoding phenylalanine--tRNA ligase subunit alpha, which produces MLQDKITQYTAEIKAFSTNIADELEQFRIKFLGTKGIIKDIFDEFKAVSPDEKRSLGKVLNEFKQLAEARYQELKDAALTTDTAAASGLDMTLPGEGFEVGSRHPLALVRREIIEIFNKLGFIVAEGPEIEDDWHNFSALNFPEEHPARDMQDTFFIKKGGEHGDIALRTHTSSVQVRMMEAGKPPFRAIMPGRVYRNEAISARAHCFFHQVEGLYVDEHVSFADLKQTLFYFVQELYGEGTKVRFRPSYFPFTEPSAEMDISCTICKGAGCQMCKYSGWVEILGCGMVDPNVLENCGIDSKKYSGFAFGMGIERIANLKFEIKDLRLFSENDARFLKQYKTSLI; this is translated from the coding sequence ATGTTACAAGATAAGATAACACAATATACCGCCGAAATAAAGGCGTTTTCGACAAACATTGCTGATGAACTGGAGCAGTTCCGTATAAAATTCCTCGGCACAAAAGGGATTATAAAAGATATTTTTGATGAGTTTAAAGCCGTTTCTCCTGACGAAAAAAGAAGCCTGGGGAAAGTTTTAAATGAATTTAAGCAGCTGGCAGAAGCCAGGTATCAGGAGCTGAAAGACGCAGCCTTAACTACAGATACAGCTGCAGCATCTGGTCTGGATATGACTTTACCAGGAGAAGGTTTTGAAGTTGGCTCCCGCCACCCCCTGGCTTTGGTAAGAAGGGAGATCATTGAGATTTTTAATAAACTTGGATTTATAGTTGCAGAAGGACCGGAGATTGAGGACGACTGGCACAATTTCTCGGCATTAAATTTCCCGGAAGAACATCCGGCACGCGACATGCAGGATACCTTTTTCATTAAAAAAGGTGGAGAACATGGTGACATCGCGCTGCGTACACATACGTCCTCCGTTCAGGTCAGGATGATGGAGGCAGGAAAGCCACCATTCAGGGCCATTATGCCGGGACGGGTTTACCGTAACGAGGCCATATCTGCCAGGGCACATTGCTTTTTTCATCAGGTGGAAGGCCTGTATGTAGACGAGCATGTCTCTTTTGCCGATTTAAAGCAGACCCTGTTCTATTTTGTTCAGGAGTTGTACGGCGAAGGGACTAAAGTGCGTTTCCGCCCTTCTTATTTCCCTTTTACCGAACCCTCTGCCGAAATGGATATTTCCTGTACGATTTGTAAAGGTGCTGGTTGCCAGATGTGTAAATATAGTGGCTGGGTAGAAATTCTGGGCTGCGGCATGGTTGATCCCAATGTGTTGGAAAACTGCGGTATAGACAGTAAAAAGTACAGTGGTTTTGCTTTTGGAATGGGCATTGAGCGCATTGCAAATTTAAAATTTGAGATTAAGGACCTGCGCCTGTTCTCTGAGAATGATGCCCGGTTTTTGAAACAATATAAAACCTCGCTGATCTGA
- a CDS encoding 3-deoxy-D-manno-octulosonic acid transferase: MLWLYNIAIHLYALLIRIFSTFNTKASLFSKGRRNIFARIEQKIAAKDRPVWFHFASLGEFEQGRTVLEKIKEKYPLKKIVVTFFSPSGYEIRKNYALATGVFYLPLDTASNAKKLIEAFNPELAIFTKYEYWYHYFKELNNKNIPLIIISGIFRPNQIFFKPYGSFHRKILTYVSHFFVQNEQSIQLLKTINIRNATLSGDTRFDRVAENAASAKKLPLVELFCGTANVFIAGSTWPEDEALIAGLCDQHPGWKFIIAPHEIDQSHISAIEKLFPQAVKYSSLTVEGTANGYGQVLIIDNIGMLSALYAYGRIAYIGGGFGAGIHNTLEAAAFGIPVIFGPRYDKFQEAKDLIALGAAKSIDNMAELTAAAETLIRDQEAGKIAKEYVISKTGATDQILNYISRYFKL; this comes from the coding sequence ATGCTTTGGCTTTATAACATCGCAATACATCTTTACGCACTATTAATCAGGATATTTTCTACATTTAATACCAAAGCATCACTTTTCAGTAAAGGCAGAAGAAATATTTTTGCCCGGATTGAACAGAAAATAGCAGCCAAAGACCGTCCTGTCTGGTTTCACTTTGCTTCTCTTGGCGAATTTGAACAGGGCCGCACAGTGCTCGAAAAAATAAAAGAAAAGTATCCCCTTAAAAAAATTGTGGTCACCTTTTTTTCTCCATCCGGATATGAGATCAGAAAAAACTATGCCCTGGCAACAGGTGTTTTTTACTTACCTCTGGATACGGCCTCAAATGCAAAGAAATTAATCGAAGCTTTCAACCCCGAGCTTGCAATTTTTACCAAATACGAATATTGGTACCACTATTTCAAAGAATTAAACAACAAAAATATCCCACTGATAATTATATCCGGAATATTCAGACCAAACCAGATATTTTTTAAACCTTACGGATCTTTCCACAGGAAAATCCTGACTTATGTAAGCCATTTTTTTGTACAAAATGAACAAAGTATACAGTTACTTAAAACGATAAATATCCGAAACGCTACATTAAGCGGCGACACCAGATTTGACCGTGTAGCTGAAAATGCAGCATCAGCAAAAAAGCTGCCGCTGGTTGAGCTCTTTTGTGGAACTGCAAACGTATTTATTGCAGGCAGCACCTGGCCTGAAGATGAGGCCCTGATTGCGGGGCTTTGCGATCAGCATCCCGGCTGGAAATTTATTATTGCCCCACATGAAATTGATCAGAGCCATATCAGTGCCATAGAAAAGCTGTTTCCACAGGCAGTAAAATATTCTTCACTTACTGTAGAAGGAACTGCTAATGGTTATGGACAGGTACTTATTATTGACAATATAGGTATGTTATCTGCACTTTATGCCTATGGCCGGATTGCTTATATCGGTGGTGGATTTGGCGCCGGCATCCACAATACACTGGAAGCCGCGGCCTTTGGCATTCCTGTTATATTCGGTCCCCGGTATGACAAATTCCAGGAAGCAAAAGACCTTATTGCCCTTGGTGCAGCAAAAAGCATTGACAACATGGCCGAACTGACTGCTGCGGCAGAAACGCTGATCAGGGATCAAGAAGCAGGAAAAATTGCAAAAGAGTATGTAATTTCAAAAACCGGTGCTACCGATCAGATCCTTAATTATATCAGCCGGTATTTTAAGCTTTAG
- a CDS encoding 4-hydroxy-3-methylbut-2-enyl diphosphate reductase: MKYNLAVTIDKASGFCFGVVYAIDMAEDILDNEDYLYCLGDIVHNDEEVKRLTDKGLRIIDHEQLKGLYKEKVLIRAHGEAPATYELALQNGLTLIDASCPVVLKLQNRIKNSHDEEEQILIFGKHGHAEVIGLQGQTDGKAIVFQDIAELDEVKLPQKFTLYSQTTKSTDKFYSIKEELIGRGYDVKANDTICRQVSNRYGDLEKFVAEYDKILFVSGKKSSNGKVLYDVCKKYNDNSYFISNTEEIDKEWFSPGDKVGICGATSTPMWLMEQVKAELLTY, translated from the coding sequence ATGAAATACAATTTAGCTGTAACAATAGATAAAGCATCCGGCTTTTGCTTTGGGGTAGTTTATGCTATTGATATGGCTGAGGATATCCTGGACAATGAGGATTATCTGTATTGCCTTGGAGATATTGTACACAATGATGAAGAGGTTAAACGGCTAACTGATAAAGGTCTGCGGATAATAGACCATGAGCAGTTGAAAGGTTTGTACAAAGAGAAGGTATTGATCCGTGCACATGGAGAGGCCCCGGCCACTTATGAACTGGCCCTTCAAAATGGGCTTACCCTGATCGATGCTTCCTGTCCTGTTGTATTAAAATTACAGAACAGGATAAAGAACTCACATGATGAAGAAGAGCAGATCCTGATATTTGGAAAGCATGGTCATGCCGAGGTAATTGGCCTGCAGGGTCAAACAGATGGTAAAGCGATCGTATTTCAGGATATAGCAGAGCTTGACGAGGTGAAGCTGCCCCAAAAATTTACTTTATACAGCCAGACTACTAAAAGTACCGATAAGTTTTATAGCATTAAAGAGGAACTGATTGGCCGCGGTTACGATGTGAAGGCAAACGATACGATATGCAGGCAGGTATCCAACCGTTACGGCGATCTGGAAAAGTTTGTAGCTGAATATGATAAAATCCTGTTTGTGTCGGGCAAAAAATCTTCAAATGGCAAGGTGTTATACGATGTGTGCAAAAAATACAATGACAATTCCTATTTTATTTCCAATACAGAAGAAATAGACAAGGAATGGTTTAGTCCTGGCGACAAAGTGGGCATTTGCGGGGCTACCTCTACGCCAATGTGGCTGATGGAACAGGTGAAGGCCGAATTGTTAACTTACTGA
- the kbl gene encoding glycine C-acetyltransferase yields the protein MYKTLQPVLEQELDQIEKDGLFKRERIIVTPQGADIKVSTGQEVVNFCANNYLGLSADPRVIDAAKKAIDKYGYGMSSVRFICGTQDVHKELEEKLSKFLGTADTILYAAAFDANGGVFEPLFNDQDAIISDELNHASIIDGVRLCKAKRFRYKNADMADLEQQLIAAKEARHRIIVTDGAFSMDGVVAPLDQICDLADKYEALVMIDESHCTGFIGKTGRGTHEHFNVMDRVDIITGTLGKALGGASGGFTSGRKEIIDMLRQRSRPYLFSNTLAPAIAGASVAVLDLLTETTDLRDKLENNTRYFREKMTEAGFDIKPGVHPIVPVMLYDAKLAQEFAAKMLDEGVYVIGFYYPVVGQGKARIRVQLSAAHEQHHLDKAIAAFTKVGKALGVI from the coding sequence ATGTATAAAACATTACAACCTGTTCTTGAACAAGAACTAGACCAAATAGAAAAAGATGGCTTATTTAAACGGGAACGTATCATTGTGACCCCACAGGGTGCAGATATAAAAGTGAGTACCGGACAGGAAGTGGTTAATTTTTGTGCAAACAATTACCTTGGGCTTTCGGCTGATCCCAGGGTAATTGATGCCGCCAAAAAGGCGATTGATAAATATGGTTATGGCATGTCTTCCGTAAGGTTTATTTGTGGTACCCAGGATGTGCATAAAGAATTGGAAGAAAAGCTTTCTAAGTTTTTGGGCACAGCAGATACCATTTTATATGCAGCGGCTTTTGATGCAAATGGCGGGGTTTTTGAACCTTTGTTTAATGATCAGGATGCCATTATATCCGATGAACTGAACCACGCCTCGATTATTGATGGGGTACGTTTGTGTAAGGCCAAACGCTTCAGGTATAAAAATGCGGATATGGCCGATCTGGAGCAGCAGCTGATTGCAGCGAAGGAGGCAAGGCACAGGATTATTGTAACGGATGGTGCATTTTCTATGGATGGTGTTGTGGCGCCTTTAGATCAGATCTGTGATCTGGCAGATAAATATGAGGCATTGGTAATGATTGATGAGTCGCATTGTACAGGATTTATCGGTAAAACTGGTCGTGGTACCCATGAACATTTTAATGTGATGGACAGGGTAGACATCATTACCGGTACGCTGGGTAAGGCTTTGGGTGGGGCGTCTGGTGGTTTTACCTCTGGCAGGAAAGAAATTATTGATATGCTGCGCCAGCGCTCGAGACCCTATTTATTTTCCAATACCCTTGCCCCGGCTATTGCAGGTGCTTCGGTTGCGGTGCTGGATCTACTTACCGAAACTACAGATTTGAGGGACAAACTGGAAAACAATACCCGGTATTTCCGTGAAAAAATGACTGAGGCAGGCTTTGATATTAAACCTGGAGTACATCCAATTGTACCTGTAATGTTATACGATGCTAAACTTGCACAGGAATTTGCTGCAAAAATGCTGGATGAAGGGGTGTATGTGATCGGCTTTTATTATCCGGTAGTTGGACAGGGCAAGGCCAGAATCCGTGTGCAGTTGTCGGCCGCCCATGAGCAGCATCACCTGGATAAAGCCATAGCTGCATTTACTAAGGTGGGGAAGGCATTGGGTGTAATATAA